A window of the Cryptococcus decagattii chromosome 6, complete sequence genome harbors these coding sequences:
- a CDS encoding acyl-protein thioesterase 1, with product MHFAKRDPYILNRGNFVYRVFSLHRSQQDRDEQQDNNEVGVLYTAALASSLAPKTKQHFHTVQPNKDSLCFAEFTACLYWFSSVPSRSQLPSTLLQDTMPSSLKHLKISPKEAHTATVIFLHGLGDSGHGWLPVAKMLWSSFPNVKWILPHAPIVPVSLNHGMAMPSWFDIRHLDKLDNPEHDDEQGMLETVKSVDELIQAEVDSGIPENRIVLGGFSQGGAISLLSALITKRKLAGVVGLSCWVPLSHKIAQMKSEHAKDIPIFWGHGTNDPVVDYSFGQRSIDFLVQKCGYRLLTQGTVFARPGIRFESYPGMPHSSCPQEIDDLKSWLTEALK from the exons ATGCATTTTGCAAAACGAGATCCATACATACTCAATCGTGGCAACTTTGTTTATAGGGTCTTCTCGTTACAC CGCTCCCAGCAAGACAGAGACGAACAACAAGATAATAACGAAGTGGGAG TTTTGTATACGGCGGCCCTCGCA TCCAGCCTTGCCCCAAAGACAAAGCAACACTTCCATACGGTACAACCAAACAAAGATAGTCTTTGTTTTGCTGAAT TCACAGCTTGCTTATACTGGTTCTCGTCAGTCCCGTCCAGAAGTCAATTACCCTCGACATTGCTGCAAGACACCATGCCCTCATCTTTGAAACACTTGAAGATCTCGCCCAAGGAGGCCCATACTGCTACTGTCATATTCCTTCAC GGTTTGGGCGATAGTG GCCATGGGTGGCTTCCTGTTGCCAAGATGCTTTGGAGCTCATTCCCAAACGTGAAATGGATACTTCCACATGCCCCTATAGTCCCCGTCTCCTTAAACCACGGCATGGCTATGCCTTCTTGGTTCGATATTCGTCACCTTGATAAATTGGATAACCCAGAGCACGACGATGAACAGGGAATGCTCGAAACGGTAAAGTCTGTTGACGAACTTATTCAGGCAGAAGTAGATAGTGGGATCCCTGAAAATAGGATCGTTCTCGGTGGCTTCTCGCAGGGCGGTGCCATCAGTCTTCTCAGTGCGCTGATAACTAAGAGAAAGCTGGCTGGAGTGGTGGGGTTGAGCTGCTGGGTCCCACTCAGTCACAAGATCGCACAA ATGAAATCTGAGCATGCCAAGGATATTCCTATATTCTGGGGCCACGGAACGAATGACCCAGTGGTCGATTACAGCT TTGGACAACGATCGATTGACTTCCTTGTCCAAAAATGTGGCTACAGACTTCTTACTCAGGGCACTGTCTTCGCTCGCCCTGGTATCCGTTTTGAATCCTATCCAGGAATGCCTCATTCATCCTGTCCTCAAGAGATTGATGACCTCAAGTCATGGCTAACGGAGGCGCTCAAATAA
- a CDS encoding ketol-acid reductoisomerase, mitochondrial gives MSFSRASTNALKQALKSTTSRQVARRSYSLLSGAAPRAAMATRLGGTRGIKTLDFAGTKEVVYERADWPLDKLQDYFKNDTLAMIGYGSQGHGQSLNARDNGLKVIVGVRKGGESWKQAQEDGWVPGETLFDIPEAINKGTIIMNLLSDAAQSQTWSEIAPLITKGKTLYFAHGFSVVYKEDTHVIPPKDVDVILVAPKGSGRTVRTLFLEGRGINSSIAVYQDVTGHAKEKAVALGIAVGSGYLYETTFEKEVYSDLYGERGVLMGGIQGMFLAQYEVLRKNGHSPSEAFNETVEEATQSLFPLIGKYGMDYMYNACSTTARRGALDWAPKFKEANLPVFEALYNSVRDGSETRRSLEFNSRKTYREDLQKELDEIDNQEIWRAGKTVRSLRPDANKDEL, from the exons ATGTCCTTCTCTAGAGCATCCACCAACGCCCTCAAGCAGGCCCTCAAATCTACCACCTCCCGACAGGTTGCCAGGAGGTCCtactctctcctctccgGCGCCGCCCCTAGGGCCGCCATGGCTACCCGACTCGGT GGCACTCGAGGTATCAAGACTCTCGACTTTGCCGGTACCAAAGAGGTTGTCTACGAGCGTGCTGACTGGCCCCTTGACAAGCTCCAAGA CTACTTCAAGAATGACACTCTCGCCATGATCGGCTATGGCTCCCAGGGTCACGGTCAGTCCCTTAATGCCCGTGACAACGGCCTCAAGGTCATTGTCGGTGTGCGAAAGGGCGGTGAGTCTTGGAAACAGGCTCAGGAGGACGGTTGGGTTCCCGGAGAGACTCTCTTCGACATCCCTGAGGCCATCAACAAGGGTACCATCATCATGAACCTCCTCTCCGATGCTGCCCAGTCTCAGACTTGGAGCGAGATTGCCCCTCTTATCACCAAGGGCAAGACTCTCTACTTCGCCCACGGTTTCTCTGTTGTCTACAAGGAGGAC ACCCACGTCATTCCCCCTAAGGACGTTGATGTCATCCTCGTTGCCCCCAAGGGTTCTGGTCGAACTGTCCGAACTCTTTTCCTTGAGGGCCGTGGTATCAACTCTTCCATTGCCGTTTATCAGGATGTGACTGGCCACgccaaggagaaggctgtTGCCCTTGGTATCGCCGTTGGTTCCGGTTACCTTTACGAGACCACctttgagaaggaggtCTACTCTGACCTTTACGGAGAGCGTGGTGTC CTCATGGGCGGTATCCAGGGTATGTTCCTTGCCCAATACGAGGTTCTCAGGAAGAACGGCCACTCTCCCTCTGAGGCCTTCAACGAGACCGTCGAGGAGGCCACTCAgtctcttttccctctcaTCGGCAAGTACGGTATGGACTACATGTACAACGCGTGCTCCACCACTGCCCGACGTGGTGCCCTTGACTGGGCCCCTAAGTTCAAGGA GGCTAACCTTCCCGTCTTCGAGGCCCTTTACAACTCCGTCAGGGATGGTTCTGAGACTCGACGATCCCTCGAGTTCAACTCCAGAAAGACTTACCGAGAGGACCTCCAGAAGGAGCTTGACGAAATTGACAACCAGGAAATCTGGAGGGCTGGTAAGACTGTCCGTAGTCTCAGG CCTGACGCCAACAAGGATGAGCTTTAA